In Chryseobacterium shigense, the following proteins share a genomic window:
- a CDS encoding PAAR-like protein → MAASIPYIVQTGETLQDIAKKLGIKDWTQLKEYHNQNSGQSTSDIPYSGFTLMTPSQDEIYGMNGETPPLDPVEEQKDAEQKQEQEKKKEEEDKKQEESSKSEHDGKYFVVHNAKCVCDKAENPKQTADLQVTSHKTIVFNDQAEKLVATEDDKTFIPPAATFGKCKLKPSSGGYLPCQLAAAPKWSKTYDSTTVQDKKTLTEISELQCMVGGKITIEKHGQTDSVSNAHADNTNPLELAAVNPAIQQPKKPDLTPEIESVEIIIPQTT, encoded by the coding sequence ATGGCAGCATCAATCCCTTATATAGTTCAGACCGGAGAAACGTTGCAGGATATCGCTAAAAAACTGGGTATAAAAGACTGGACACAGCTAAAGGAATATCACAATCAGAATTCCGGACAGTCTACTTCAGATATCCCTTATTCCGGATTCACCTTGATGACTCCTTCACAGGATGAAATTTATGGCATGAACGGAGAAACCCCTCCATTAGATCCGGTAGAAGAGCAAAAAGATGCTGAGCAAAAACAAGAACAGGAAAAGAAAAAAGAAGAAGAGGATAAAAAACAGGAAGAATCTTCCAAAAGTGAGCATGACGGAAAATATTTCGTGGTACATAATGCAAAATGTGTCTGTGACAAAGCTGAAAACCCAAAACAAACAGCAGATTTACAGGTAACTTCACATAAAACAATTGTATTTAATGATCAGGCAGAGAAACTCGTGGCCACAGAAGATGATAAAACATTTATACCGCCTGCAGCAACTTTCGGAAAATGTAAACTAAAACCATCTTCCGGCGGATATTTGCCTTGCCAGCTTGCAGCAGCGCCTAAATGGAGCAAAACCTATGACAGCACTACTGTTCAGGATAAAAAAACACTCACTGAAATCTCTGAACTTCAGTGTATGGTGGGCGGAAAAATTACTATTGAAAAACACGGGCAGACCGATAGTGTAAGTAATGCACATGCAGACAATACCAATCCTTTGGAACTCGCAGCTGTGAATCCGGCCATTCAGCAGCCGAAGAAACCGGATTTAACCCCGGAAATTGAAAGTGTAGAAATTATCATCCCCCAAACTACTTAA